TTCCACACGGGCGACGCCGGGTTCGTCGACCCGCGCGGGCACCTCGTCATCATCGACCGCGCCAAGGACGTGGGCGCCACGGCCGACGGCACGCCGTTCGCGCCGCAGTTCATCGAGAACAAGCTCAAGTTCAGCCCGTACATCCGCGAGGCCGTCGCGTTCGGCAACGACCGGCCCATGGTCTGCGCCATGCTCGCCATCGATTCCAACACGGTCGGCAACTGGGCGGAGCGCCACGGGGTGCCGTACACGAGCTACATGGATCTCTCGCAGAAGCCCGAGGTGCTGGCGCTGGTCCGGGAGGAGCTGCGGAAGGGCAACGCGACGCTGCCCGACCCGACCAAGGTGCGCCGCTTCCTCCTGCTGACCAAGGACCTCGAGGCCGACGACGCCGAGATGACGCGGACACGGAAGCTCAGGCGCAGCCACATCGCCGACAAGTACGCGCCCGTGATCGACGCCTTCTACTCGGGCAAGAACGAGGTCGAGCTGGCGACCGTGGTGACGTACGAGGACGGCCGCCAGGCGACCATCCATTCGCGCGTGCGCATCGAGGACGTGGACGCGGGGGTCCCGGCGCATGTTTGAGTGGGGGTTCTTCGGGCTGCTCATGTCCAATGGCATCCTGATCGGGCTCATGTATTCCCTCATCGCCATGGGCTTCGTGCTGGTCTACAAGGCGACCGACGCCATCAACTTCGCCCAGGGCGAGTTCGTCATGATCGCGGGCTTCGTGGTGGCCGCGGCGCTCGGCGTGTACGGCGCGCCGCTCTGGCTGGCCGTGTCTGTCGGGCTCGCGGGCATGATCGGGTTCGGTTTCGGCCTCGAGCGCGTGATGCTGCGCCGGCTCATCGGCCGGCCCATCATCGCGGTGGTCATGGCGACGATCGGCTTGGCCGCTGTCCTGCGCGGGCTCGGGCCGCTGGTCTGGGGGGCTGAGACGAGGCCGCTGCAGCTGCCGATCAGCGACGAGCCGATCGTCTGGGGGCCGCTCTTCATCCCGCCCATCCAGCTCGTGGGCGCCGTTGTGAGCCTGTTCTTCGTGGGAGCCTTCGGCTGGTTCTTCCTCAAGAGCAGGAAGGGCATCGCCATGCGCGCCGTCGCCGACAGCCAGCAGGTCGCCATGGCCATGGGGATCAACGTCGAGCGTTACTTCGCGCTGGCCTGGGCGATGACGGGCGTGGTCTCCGCCCTGGGAGGCATCGTCTGGGGCAGCCTCCTGGGTGTCGACGTTCACCTGGCGCTGGTCGGTTTCAAGGTCTTCCCGGTGGTGATTCTGGGCGGCCTCGACTCGATCCCCGGCGCCATCGTGGGCGGGCTGATCGTCGGCGTGGTGGAGAACGTGGCGGCGGGGTACATCGACCCCTACGTGGGCGGTGGCACCAAGGACTTCATCCCCTACGTGCTCATGATCGTCGCGCTCATGGTCCGGCCCTACGGCATCTTCGGTAAGTCGATAATCGAAAGGGTTTGAGCCATGTTCCACCGCGAGTGCGGAGTGCTCAAGACCAGCTACGAGGCCGACATGGCTTTCTACCCCCTGCCGGTCGCGCGCTGGACGGTGGGGGCGATCGCCGTGTTTTTCTTCCTCGTGCTGCCGCTCGTGGTCCACGAGTACTACCTCTCCATCGTCAACCTGGCGTCGATCGCCGTCGTCGGCGCGCTCGGGCTCAACATCCTGGTCGGCTACACCGGTCAGATCTCGATCGGCCACGGCGCCTTCATGTCTGTCGGCGCGTACACGGCGGCGAACTTCGCGGTGCGGCTGGGCGCTCCGTTCTGGATCGCCCTGCCGGCAGGCGGGCTCATGGCTGCTTTCGTGGGCGGGATCGTCGGCATCCCCTCGCTCCGCATCAAGGGGCTGTACCTCGCCATCGCCACGCTGGCCGGCCAGCTCATCATCGAGTGGACCATCAACCACGTCACGTGGATCAGCGGCGGCGTCCAGGCCTCGATCGAGGTGCCGCGCCCGGACCTCTTCGGCTACACGATCGCCACGCAGCGGCAGATGTACTTCTTCCTCCT
The window above is part of the Candidatus Rokuibacteriota bacterium genome. Proteins encoded here:
- a CDS encoding branched-chain amino acid ABC transporter permease translates to MFEWGFFGLLMSNGILIGLMYSLIAMGFVLVYKATDAINFAQGEFVMIAGFVVAAALGVYGAPLWLAVSVGLAGMIGFGFGLERVMLRRLIGRPIIAVVMATIGLAAVLRGLGPLVWGAETRPLQLPISDEPIVWGPLFIPPIQLVGAVVSLFFVGAFGWFFLKSRKGIAMRAVADSQQVAMAMGINVERYFALAWAMTGVVSALGGIVWGSLLGVDVHLALVGFKVFPVVILGGLDSIPGAIVGGLIVGVVENVAAGYIDPYVGGGTKDFIPYVLMIVALMVRPYGIFGKSIIERV
- a CDS encoding branched-chain amino acid ABC transporter permease encodes the protein MFHRECGVLKTSYEADMAFYPLPVARWTVGAIAVFFFLVLPLVVHEYYLSIVNLASIAVVGALGLNILVGYTGQISIGHGAFMSVGAYTAANFAVRLGAPFWIALPAGGLMAAFVGGIVGIPSLRIKGLYLAIATLAGQLIIEWTINHVTWISGGVQASIEVPRPDLFGYTIATQRQMYFFLLVFVVLAIVGTMNLVRSRIGRAFIAIRDQDIAAEIIGINIFRYKLLAFAIGTFYAGIAGALIAHQWRFVNTDYFPLMDAVWYMGMLVVGGMGSNLGPIFGAVVYRGLAYIVDSYFPILATMVPWGHAEQFATLGLLVYAVVIILFLIFEPRGLAHRWHIFKAKYRLFPFSY